A DNA window from Streptomyces sp. CA-278952 contains the following coding sequences:
- a CDS encoding NAD(P)/FAD-dependent oxidoreductase yields the protein MYTALRLQRKLKQRLRSGDAEIVVVTPEPYMTYQPFLPEAAAGSISPRHVVVPLRRVLNDCTIVIGEAQRVDHAKRTATVTTLATGEDGTGALEIAYDEIVIAPGSVSRTLPVPGLAEFGIGFKTVEEAIGLRNHVIEQMDIASATRDPAIRDAALTFVFVGGGYAGVEALAELEDMARYTARYYHNIKPADLRWILVEASGRILPEVGEAMGTYAIGELRGRNIDVRLETRLDTCEDRVAVLSDGSRFPTRTLVWTAGVKPAPLLAATDLPLTERGRLRCTATLGVEDMPHAWAAGDAAAVPDLTASEPGRETAPNAQHAVRQAKVLADNVLASIDGRPLEEYRHAYVGSVASLGLHKGVAHVYGRKLKGYPAWLMHRAYHLSRVPTFNRKARVLAEWTLSGLFKREIVSLGSLEHPRAEFELAAGGGSGTPGFPPLGRPKGPGEPPDDRRADAPRTDS from the coding sequence ATGTACACAGCGCTGCGTCTCCAACGGAAGTTGAAGCAGAGACTGAGGAGCGGCGACGCCGAGATCGTGGTCGTCACGCCCGAGCCGTACATGACCTACCAGCCCTTCCTCCCCGAAGCGGCGGCCGGCTCGATCTCGCCGCGCCATGTGGTCGTGCCGCTGCGCCGCGTCCTGAACGACTGCACGATCGTCATCGGCGAGGCCCAGCGCGTCGACCACGCCAAACGGACCGCGACCGTCACCACCCTCGCCACCGGTGAGGACGGCACCGGAGCGCTGGAGATCGCGTACGACGAGATCGTCATCGCCCCCGGGTCCGTCTCGCGCACCCTGCCCGTCCCCGGCCTCGCCGAATTCGGCATCGGTTTCAAGACGGTCGAGGAGGCCATCGGGCTGCGCAACCACGTCATCGAACAGATGGACATCGCCTCCGCGACCCGCGACCCCGCGATCCGCGACGCCGCTCTCACCTTCGTCTTCGTCGGCGGCGGCTACGCGGGCGTGGAGGCGCTGGCCGAACTGGAGGACATGGCCCGCTACACGGCGCGGTACTACCACAACATCAAGCCGGCCGACCTGAGATGGATCCTGGTCGAGGCCTCCGGGCGCATCCTTCCCGAGGTCGGCGAGGCCATGGGCACGTACGCCATCGGGGAGCTGCGCGGCCGGAACATCGACGTACGCCTCGAAACCCGCCTCGACACCTGCGAGGACCGCGTCGCCGTCCTCAGCGACGGCTCCCGCTTCCCCACGCGCACCCTCGTGTGGACCGCGGGAGTCAAACCGGCCCCGCTGCTGGCCGCCACCGACCTGCCCCTCACCGAACGCGGCCGGCTCCGCTGCACCGCCACCCTCGGCGTCGAGGACATGCCACACGCCTGGGCAGCCGGCGACGCCGCGGCCGTACCCGACCTGACCGCATCCGAACCGGGCCGCGAGACCGCCCCCAACGCCCAGCACGCGGTGCGCCAGGCGAAGGTCCTCGCCGACAACGTCCTCGCCTCGATCGACGGCCGGCCGCTCGAGGAGTACCGGCACGCGTACGTGGGATCGGTCGCCTCCCTCGGCCTGCACAAGGGCGTCGCCCACGTCTACGGCCGCAAGCTCAAGGGCTACCCCGCCTGGCTGATGCACCGTGCGTACCACCTCAGCCGGGTCCCGACGTTCAACCGGAAGGCACGCGTCCTTGCCGAATGGACCCTGTCCGGACTCTTCAAACGCGAGATCGTCTCCCTCGGTTCGCTGGAGCACCCCCGCGCCGAGTTCGAACTCGCGGCGGGCGGCGGCTCCGGCACCCCGGGCTTCCCGCCCCTCGGCCGCCCGAAGGGGCCCGGAGAACCGCCGGACGACCGCCGGGCGGACGCCCCCCGGACGGACAGCTGA
- the lhgO gene encoding L-2-hydroxyglutarate oxidase — MMTHAAYDCDVLVIGGGIVGLSTAYALLRSAPGTRVTVLEKEHGPARHQTGRNSGVIHSGIYYRPGSLKARYALRGSAELADFCAEHSIAHATTGKLIVATERSELPRLHGLVQRGREHGLPVRELGPAQIAEYEPEVRGLAAIRVGTTGVCDFTAVARRFAAEVTAAGSIVRYGAEVTAIDRRPWGVAVRTADGTVVRSRVLVNCAGLHSDRVARLAGDDPGVRIVPFRGEYYALARPELVRGLVYPVPDPAFPFLGVHLTRGFDGSVHVGPNAVPALAREGYTWPQVRPAELLSTLSWPGTWHIARRHWRYGAGEVHRSLSRSAFTRAVQRLLPAVTEDDLRPSPAGVRAQAVLKDGTLVDDFLIREAPHTVHVLNAPSPAATACLPIGREVARLALRRAQGAGWKPPAVESGHCV, encoded by the coding sequence ATGATGACGCACGCGGCGTACGACTGCGATGTGCTGGTGATCGGCGGCGGGATCGTCGGTCTGTCGACCGCGTATGCGCTTCTACGGTCCGCGCCGGGCACCAGAGTGACGGTCCTGGAGAAGGAGCACGGCCCCGCCCGCCATCAGACCGGCCGCAACAGCGGCGTGATCCACAGCGGCATCTACTACCGCCCCGGCTCCCTCAAGGCCCGGTACGCGCTGCGCGGCTCCGCCGAGCTGGCGGACTTCTGCGCCGAGCACTCCATCGCCCACGCCACCACCGGCAAGCTGATCGTCGCCACCGAGCGCTCCGAGCTGCCCCGGCTGCACGGCCTGGTGCAGCGCGGCCGCGAGCACGGACTGCCCGTGCGGGAGCTGGGCCCCGCCCAGATCGCGGAGTACGAGCCGGAGGTCCGGGGCCTCGCGGCGATCCGGGTCGGCACGACGGGCGTCTGCGACTTCACGGCCGTCGCCCGGCGCTTCGCCGCCGAGGTCACCGCCGCCGGTTCCATCGTGCGGTACGGCGCGGAGGTCACCGCGATAGACCGGCGCCCCTGGGGCGTCGCGGTGCGCACGGCGGACGGCACGGTCGTCCGGTCCAGGGTGCTGGTCAACTGCGCGGGCCTCCACAGCGACCGGGTGGCTCGCCTCGCCGGGGACGATCCGGGGGTGCGGATCGTGCCGTTCCGCGGCGAGTACTACGCGCTGGCCCGCCCCGAGCTGGTGCGCGGCCTGGTCTACCCGGTGCCGGACCCGGCGTTCCCCTTCCTCGGCGTCCACCTCACCCGGGGCTTCGACGGCTCCGTCCACGTCGGGCCGAACGCGGTCCCCGCCCTGGCCCGCGAGGGATACACCTGGCCGCAGGTCCGCCCCGCCGAACTGCTGTCCACGCTGAGCTGGCCGGGCACCTGGCACATCGCCCGCAGACACTGGCGGTACGGGGCGGGCGAGGTGCACCGCTCGCTGTCCCGGTCCGCCTTCACCCGGGCCGTCCAGCGGCTGCTGCCCGCCGTCACCGAGGACGACCTGCGCCCGTCGCCCGCCGGGGTCCGGGCCCAGGCGGTGCTGAAGGACGGCACGCTGGTCGACGACTTCCTGATCCGCGAGGCCCCGCACACCGTGCACGTGCTCAACGCCCCGTCGCCCGCCGCGACGGCGTGCCTGCCCATCGGCCGGGAGGTGGCACGGCTCGCGCTGCGCCGGGCTCAGGGGGCGGGGTGGAAGCCGCCCGCCGTAGAATCCGGTCATTGTGTCTGA
- a CDS encoding sporulation protein encodes MSREQRGPNEKLGTVLALAGISNAGLARRVNDLGAQRGLTLRYDKTSVARWVAKGMVPQGAAPHLIAAAIGAKLGRPVPLHEIGLADADPAPEVGLAFPRDVGEAVRSATELYRLDLAGRRGGGGIWQSLAGSFSVSAYATPASRWLITPADPSVARDPTAAQAAILGARGGGSGSPGGAGARGPGAAPDARGAHILHTGGSTPGAAGSVPLQPGPEAVADASPLRVGHSDVSKLREAAQDARRWDSKYGGGDWRSSMVPECLRVDAAPLLLGSYTDEVGRALFGASAELTRLAGWMAFDTGQQEAAQRYYIQALRLARAAADVPLGGYVLASMSLQATYRGFADEGVDLAQAAVERNRGLATARTMSFFRLVEARAHAKAGDAPAAGAALKGAESWLERSRAGDSDPPWLGFYGYDRFAADAAECYRDLKAPRQARRFTEQALSRPTEEFVRSHGLRLVVSAVAELESGNLDAACAAGTRAVEVAGRISSARTTEYVRDLLHRLEPYGDEPRVAELRERARPLLVTPG; translated from the coding sequence ATGTCCAGGGAGCAACGCGGGCCGAACGAGAAGCTCGGCACGGTTCTCGCCCTCGCGGGAATCAGTAACGCCGGGCTCGCCCGGCGGGTCAACGACCTCGGAGCACAGCGCGGTCTGACACTTCGCTACGACAAGACCTCGGTGGCCCGGTGGGTCGCCAAGGGAATGGTGCCGCAGGGCGCGGCGCCGCATCTCATCGCGGCGGCGATCGGGGCCAAGCTCGGCCGGCCGGTCCCCCTGCACGAGATCGGCCTCGCCGACGCGGACCCGGCCCCGGAGGTCGGCCTCGCCTTCCCCCGGGACGTGGGCGAGGCGGTCCGGTCGGCGACCGAGCTGTACCGGCTGGATCTGGCCGGGCGGCGGGGCGGCGGCGGGATCTGGCAGTCCCTGGCGGGATCGTTCTCCGTGAGCGCCTACGCGACGCCCGCCTCGCGCTGGCTGATAACCCCCGCCGATCCGTCGGTGGCCCGGGACCCGACGGCGGCGCAGGCCGCCATCCTGGGAGCACGCGGCGGCGGATCCGGGAGCCCCGGCGGGGCCGGCGCACGTGGACCGGGAGCCGCGCCGGACGCCCGGGGCGCACACATCCTCCACACCGGCGGCTCCACCCCCGGCGCGGCGGGCTCCGTCCCGCTCCAGCCCGGCCCGGAGGCCGTGGCGGACGCCTCACCGCTGCGGGTCGGGCACAGCGACGTGTCGAAGCTGCGCGAGGCGGCGCAGGACGCCCGGCGCTGGGACTCCAAGTACGGCGGCGGCGACTGGCGCTCCTCCATGGTTCCCGAGTGCTTACGCGTCGACGCCGCACCGCTGCTCCTCGGCTCGTACACCGACGAGGTCGGACGGGCCCTGTTCGGCGCGTCGGCCGAGCTGACCCGGCTGGCCGGCTGGATGGCCTTCGACACCGGCCAGCAGGAGGCGGCCCAGCGCTACTACATCCAGGCCCTGCGCCTGGCCCGGGCCGCCGCCGACGTCCCGCTCGGCGGCTATGTCCTCGCCTCGATGTCCCTCCAGGCGACCTACCGGGGCTTCGCCGACGAGGGGGTCGACCTCGCCCAGGCCGCCGTCGAGCGCAACCGCGGTCTCGCCACCGCCCGCACCATGAGCTTCTTCCGGCTGGTGGAGGCCCGGGCCCACGCGAAGGCCGGCGACGCACCGGCCGCGGGGGCCGCGCTCAAGGGCGCGGAGAGCTGGCTGGAGCGGTCCCGGGCGGGCGACTCCGACCCGCCCTGGCTCGGCTTCTACGGCTACGACCGGTTCGCCGCCGACGCCGCCGAGTGCTACCGGGACCTGAAGGCCCCACGCCAGGCGCGGCGCTTCACCGAGCAGGCGCTGTCCCGGCCGACCGAGGAGTTCGTCCGCAGCCACGGACTGCGGCTCGTCGTCTCCGCCGTCGCCGAGCTGGAGTCGGGCAATCTGGACGCGGCCTGCGCGGCGGGCACCCGGGCGGTGGAGGTCGCCGGCCGGATCTCCTCGGCCCGCACCACGGAGTACGTGCGCGATCTGCTGCACCGCCTGGAGCCGTACGGGGACGAGCCCCGCGTCGCGGAGCTGCGGGAGCGGGCCCGCCCGCTGCTGGTCACCCCGGGCTGA
- a CDS encoding TetR/AcrR family transcriptional regulator has protein sequence MSSADAVRSAAAVSAAAMGSAAAGHAPSGATTSGMATMGAAGTASAPRSAPLRVDAQRNLEHVLRAAREVFGELGYGAPMEDVARRARVGVGTVYRRFPSKDVLVRRIAEEETSRLTEQARTALGQEEKPWSALSRFLRTSVASGAGRLLPPHVLRVGVDGEEPGVPAASGAASAPGAVDETRVPQQRQGVGQDGFRVAGRRSGGADGFDGLGEDTGAVELLEVVGRLVDRARESGELRRDVTVADVLLVIATAAPSLPDAAQQAAASTRLLDILLEGLRSRPA, from the coding sequence ATGAGCTCGGCGGACGCCGTTCGTTCCGCGGCGGCGGTGAGTGCCGCGGCGATGGGTTCGGCCGCTGCGGGACACGCCCCGAGCGGGGCGACGACGTCGGGAATGGCGACGATGGGAGCGGCGGGGACCGCGAGCGCGCCGCGCTCGGCTCCGCTGCGCGTCGACGCGCAGCGGAATCTGGAGCATGTGCTGCGGGCGGCTCGCGAGGTGTTCGGGGAGCTGGGTTACGGCGCCCCGATGGAGGACGTGGCGCGTCGCGCGCGCGTCGGCGTGGGCACCGTCTACCGGCGGTTCCCGAGCAAGGACGTGCTGGTGCGCCGGATAGCCGAGGAGGAGACCTCCCGGCTGACCGAGCAGGCGCGTACGGCGCTGGGGCAGGAGGAGAAGCCCTGGTCGGCGCTCTCCCGCTTTCTGCGTACGTCCGTGGCGTCGGGCGCGGGCAGGCTGCTGCCGCCGCACGTGCTGCGGGTCGGCGTCGACGGGGAGGAGCCGGGTGTGCCGGCGGCTTCCGGGGCGGCGTCGGCTCCGGGCGCGGTGGACGAGACCCGCGTTCCGCAGCAGCGGCAGGGAGTGGGCCAGGACGGCTTCCGCGTCGCCGGCCGGCGCTCCGGGGGCGCCGACGGGTTCGACGGCCTCGGTGAGGACACCGGCGCGGTCGAGCTGCTGGAGGTCGTGGGGCGGCTGGTCGACCGGGCGCGGGAATCGGGTGAGCTGCGCCGGGACGTGACGGTGGCCGATGTGCTGCTGGTCATCGCCACGGCGGCTCCTTCGCTGCCGGACGCCGCTCAGCAGGCCGCGGCTTCGACCCGGTTGCTGGACATCCTGCTGGAGGGGCTGAGGTCACGCCCGGCGTGA
- a CDS encoding sigma-70 family RNA polymerase sigma factor, with translation MSGNEQQEEPLGEIAAADKHTKADGPSGGQVPAQAVRGSSDETAGGGTVLPGPWPAVAEEDASGAAGAHAVPQQRAGRGGAPELGVSDARLIEDMRAGDDQAYEELFRRHAAAVARYARSCCRDAHTADDLTAEVFARTLQAVRGGKGPTEAVRAYLMTAVRHVAAAWTKSAKREHLVDDFAVFAAQASRSSELSDDDTLDLGADVLAMHEAEQTMAMQAFRSLPERWQAVLWHTTVEEESPSEIAPLFGLTANATAVLASRAREGLKQAYLQAHVSQALTTGGECAQYADRLGAHARGGLRTRAERGLRKHLDACAKCRMAAGELDHVNAGIPALLPVAVIGWFAAGYALKAAGVVAGGAAGAAGAGAAAAATGSGSVGGAAGGAAVSEGLGAPAKAGIAAAVAVAAAAGLVWALVGDDQPKPEPKPVAKPPVAAPAVPTPPPPPPSKPAPKPPAAPAPPAPPAPAPPEPAPEPTPSPTPSPEPPPRPAPPAPSPPPSPKPPPKPTPKPPKPTPPPPAPEVYQVSELAHSLFGDRSEPEVVMGQSSWIWQRSNVSIASTRYAHGVTVHARSSVTIQLNRACTRYEAMVGVDDLTMGLGAVRFSVFDGDGARLWRSPVMEGGDPAAPVSVSIAGQSSIRLVVEPETPFGGVALADWAESRISCA, from the coding sequence ATGAGCGGTAACGAGCAGCAGGAAGAGCCGCTCGGCGAGATCGCAGCGGCCGACAAGCACACGAAAGCGGACGGGCCGTCCGGCGGTCAGGTGCCGGCCCAGGCCGTACGCGGCTCGTCGGACGAGACGGCCGGGGGTGGCACCGTACTGCCCGGCCCGTGGCCCGCCGTCGCCGAGGAGGACGCCTCCGGCGCGGCCGGCGCCCACGCGGTTCCGCAGCAGCGCGCGGGCCGCGGCGGAGCACCCGAACTCGGAGTGTCCGACGCCCGGTTGATCGAGGACATGCGCGCCGGCGACGACCAGGCCTACGAGGAGCTGTTCCGGCGGCATGCGGCCGCCGTCGCGCGCTACGCCCGCAGTTGCTGCCGGGACGCGCACACCGCCGACGACCTGACGGCCGAGGTGTTCGCCCGCACGCTCCAGGCCGTACGGGGCGGAAAAGGGCCGACGGAAGCGGTCCGGGCCTATCTGATGACCGCCGTCCGCCATGTCGCCGCCGCCTGGACGAAGAGCGCGAAGCGTGAGCATCTGGTCGACGACTTCGCGGTGTTCGCCGCCCAGGCCTCCCGTTCCTCCGAGCTCTCCGACGACGACACCCTCGACCTCGGCGCCGACGTCCTCGCGATGCACGAAGCCGAGCAGACGATGGCCATGCAGGCCTTCCGGAGCCTCCCGGAGCGCTGGCAGGCGGTTTTGTGGCACACCACGGTGGAGGAGGAGTCGCCGAGCGAGATCGCCCCGCTGTTCGGCCTCACCGCCAACGCCACCGCCGTCCTGGCGAGCCGCGCCCGCGAAGGGCTCAAGCAGGCCTACCTCCAGGCCCACGTCAGCCAGGCGCTCACCACAGGCGGGGAGTGCGCGCAGTACGCCGACCGGCTCGGCGCCCACGCCCGGGGCGGGCTCCGGACCCGGGCCGAGCGCGGGCTGCGCAAGCACCTCGACGCCTGCGCCAAGTGCCGGATGGCGGCGGGCGAGCTGGACCACGTGAACGCCGGGATTCCGGCGCTGCTGCCCGTCGCGGTCATCGGTTGGTTCGCCGCCGGGTACGCACTCAAGGCCGCGGGCGTCGTGGCCGGCGGCGCGGCCGGGGCCGCCGGGGCGGGAGCCGCCGCGGCGGCCACCGGGTCCGGCTCCGTCGGTGGGGCCGCCGGGGGCGCCGCGGTCTCCGAGGGGCTTGGCGCCCCGGCCAAAGCGGGGATCGCCGCCGCCGTGGCGGTGGCCGCCGCGGCCGGTCTGGTGTGGGCGCTCGTCGGTGACGACCAGCCGAAGCCGGAGCCCAAGCCGGTCGCGAAGCCGCCGGTCGCGGCGCCCGCCGTGCCCACACCGCCTCCCCCGCCGCCCTCGAAGCCGGCTCCGAAGCCTCCGGCCGCCCCCGCGCCACCCGCGCCCCCGGCGCCGGCCCCGCCCGAGCCGGCCCCGGAGCCGACGCCGAGCCCCACGCCCTCCCCCGAGCCGCCGCCGAGGCCCGCGCCCCCGGCGCCGAGCCCACCGCCGTCCCCGAAACCACCCCCGAAGCCGACGCCGAAGCCGCCGAAACCCACGCCGCCCCCGCCCGCCCCGGAGGTGTACCAGGTCAGCGAGCTGGCGCACTCCCTGTTCGGCGACCGGAGCGAGCCGGAGGTCGTAATGGGGCAGAGCAGTTGGATCTGGCAGCGTTCGAACGTGTCCATCGCCTCCACCCGTTACGCGCACGGGGTGACCGTGCACGCCCGCTCCTCGGTGACCATCCAGCTGAACCGAGCGTGCACGCGTTACGAGGCCATGGTCGGCGTGGACGACCTGACCATGGGGCTCGGCGCGGTGCGCTTCTCCGTGTTCGACGGAGACGGGGCCCGGCTGTGGCGCTCCCCGGTGATGGAGGGCGGCGATCCGGCCGCCCCGGTGAGCGTGAGCATCGCCGGCCAGTCCTCGATCCGCCTCGTGGTGGAGCCGGAGACGCCGTTCGGCGGGGTGGCCCTTGCCGACTGGGCGGAGTCCCGGATCAGCTGCGCCTGA
- the trmB gene encoding tRNA (guanosine(46)-N7)-methyltransferase TrmB, which yields MSEQPLNPTPTPAEAPDDDAPGTAPAGTVPTGSTATGSTAADALADAATDVTADEAAALRAASFERARRLRQEPRFPGGPAADPAGSHHERRIRSFQPRRSRVTTGQQDALERLWPKWGLDIDGQRVLDLADLFDGLPVVLEIGFGMGEATAQMAADDPGTGILAVDVHTPGQGNLLGLADKADSTNVRVANGDAVILLREMLAPESLDGLRVYFPDPWPKARHHKRRLIQPEFLDLVAPVLKPGAVVHCATDWEPYAEQMLEVLTAHPRFANTAADGGYAPRPAFRPLTRFEGQGLDKGHLVHDLLFARV from the coding sequence GTGTCTGAGCAGCCCTTGAACCCCACCCCCACCCCCGCCGAAGCCCCCGACGACGACGCGCCCGGCACGGCGCCCGCCGGCACCGTGCCGACCGGCTCCACGGCGACCGGCTCCACGGCGGCCGACGCGCTCGCCGACGCCGCGACCGACGTCACGGCCGACGAAGCCGCCGCGCTGCGGGCCGCCTCCTTCGAGCGCGCGCGCCGACTGCGCCAGGAGCCCCGCTTCCCCGGCGGCCCCGCCGCCGACCCCGCCGGTTCGCACCACGAGCGCCGGATCCGCAGCTTCCAGCCGCGCCGCAGCCGCGTCACGACCGGCCAGCAGGACGCCCTGGAGCGCCTGTGGCCGAAGTGGGGCCTGGACATCGACGGGCAGCGGGTCCTGGACCTGGCCGACCTCTTCGACGGTCTGCCCGTCGTCCTGGAGATCGGCTTCGGCATGGGCGAGGCCACCGCGCAGATGGCGGCCGACGACCCGGGCACCGGCATCCTCGCGGTCGACGTCCACACCCCGGGCCAGGGCAATCTGCTGGGCCTCGCGGACAAGGCCGACTCGACCAACGTACGGGTGGCCAACGGCGACGCGGTCATCCTGCTGCGCGAGATGCTGGCCCCCGAGTCGCTCGACGGCCTGCGGGTCTACTTCCCCGACCCCTGGCCCAAGGCCCGGCACCACAAGCGGCGCCTGATCCAGCCCGAGTTCCTGGACCTGGTGGCCCCGGTGCTGAAGCCCGGCGCCGTCGTCCACTGCGCCACCGACTGGGAGCCGTACGCCGAGCAGATGCTGGAGGTGCTCACCGCGCACCCCCGCTTCGCGAACACCGCGGCCGACGGCGGATACGCCCCGCGCCCCGCGTTCCGGCCGCTCACCCGCTTCGAGGGACAGGGCCTGGACAAGGGGCACCTCGTCCACGACCTGCTGTTCGCCCGCGTCTGA
- a CDS encoding asparagine synthase-related protein gives MRWLVGWSSIAASFGTVGAVGNGGEGRTVHPVGSQLLWGDPDPLWAVGDWRPDEIRVIGVATPEGAPTARLAVLGCCGATDEQLRVGLLAARGGAMRHLTAWPGSYTAVVQIGRRITVAGDLAGARPVFHTPWANGTAFATAALPLADLIEAQLDIGHLAALLACPETPEALGDGTPYVGVKRVPPGHALILREGSREITGYEAVASLAVAAHQADPVHAVEGVRDALVEAVRARLTAPRHAPESQPPDPGPVPGMGPADRRAARGGPVAGIGADLSGGSASATLALLASGLPGLPGTLLGHGTGAGERLLAVTFNDLTTRGDEDELERARAIAANPRLHHVVVAAGEEALPYASLEVGALTDEPAPSLVLAERHRRRLSAGSADHLVGHGARQVLDAHPARLADLLMDRRRRHLLRPVAALTKAEGPTAHSLFVPLTVYRAARRLARTSYRTGLESAAGLLPDANRYAPDLATPADASLAALAWSRPGPAARWLTGEALAEVSVRLQEAAIRPASVQRPGEARARAALARGAADHRILEQAAEIRSQRLHAPFLDNQVVRAARALPESLRVQPGARAAILRRVLGGAGIHDLPPGWGTPSQATSTAVTRTGLRIALPELMALFDAPLLADAGLVEARVVRKALRAASEGEPLPLDGLADLASTELWLRRLVTRRGTCWTGTAAPRQRAVAGGVTPARRTLQP, from the coding sequence ATGCGTTGGTTGGTGGGATGGAGCAGTATCGCCGCGAGCTTCGGCACCGTCGGCGCTGTCGGAAACGGCGGAGAGGGGCGCACGGTTCACCCCGTGGGCTCCCAACTCCTTTGGGGAGACCCGGATCCGCTGTGGGCGGTCGGCGACTGGCGGCCCGACGAGATCCGCGTCATCGGCGTCGCGACCCCCGAGGGGGCGCCCACCGCCCGCCTCGCGGTCCTCGGCTGCTGCGGCGCCACCGACGAGCAGCTGCGCGTCGGGCTGCTCGCCGCACGCGGCGGCGCGATGCGCCATCTCACCGCCTGGCCCGGTAGTTACACCGCCGTCGTGCAGATCGGCCGCCGCATCACCGTCGCGGGCGACCTGGCCGGAGCCCGTCCCGTCTTCCACACCCCCTGGGCCAACGGCACCGCCTTCGCCACCGCCGCCCTGCCGCTCGCCGACCTCATCGAGGCCCAGCTCGACATCGGGCACCTCGCCGCCCTGCTCGCCTGCCCGGAGACCCCCGAGGCCCTCGGCGACGGCACGCCCTACGTGGGCGTGAAGCGGGTCCCGCCGGGCCACGCGCTCATCCTGCGGGAGGGCTCGCGGGAGATCACCGGCTACGAGGCCGTCGCCTCGCTCGCCGTCGCCGCACACCAGGCCGACCCGGTGCACGCCGTGGAGGGCGTACGGGACGCGCTCGTCGAAGCCGTACGCGCCCGGCTCACGGCCCCGCGCCACGCGCCGGAATCCCAGCCGCCGGACCCGGGGCCCGTCCCCGGCATGGGCCCCGCCGACCGGCGCGCGGCCCGGGGCGGACCCGTGGCGGGCATCGGCGCCGACCTCTCCGGAGGCAGCGCCTCCGCCACCCTCGCCCTGCTCGCCTCCGGACTGCCCGGGCTCCCCGGCACCCTCCTCGGCCACGGCACCGGCGCGGGGGAGCGGTTGCTCGCCGTCACCTTCAACGACCTCACCACCCGTGGCGACGAGGACGAGCTGGAGCGCGCCCGCGCCATCGCCGCCAACCCGCGCCTGCACCACGTCGTCGTCGCGGCGGGAGAAGAGGCCCTGCCGTACGCCTCGTTGGAGGTCGGCGCGCTCACCGACGAACCGGCCCCCTCGCTCGTCCTCGCCGAACGTCACCGCCGCCGGCTCTCCGCGGGCAGCGCCGACCACCTCGTCGGGCACGGGGCCCGACAGGTCCTGGACGCCCACCCGGCCCGTCTCGCCGACCTCCTGATGGACCGGCGCAGACGCCATCTGCTGCGCCCCGTCGCCGCCCTCACCAAGGCCGAAGGTCCCACGGCGCACTCCCTGTTCGTCCCGCTGACCGTCTACCGGGCCGCCCGCCGCCTGGCCCGTACGTCGTACCGCACCGGCCTGGAGTCCGCCGCCGGACTCCTCCCCGACGCCAACCGTTACGCCCCCGACCTCGCCACCCCCGCCGACGCCTCGCTCGCCGCCCTCGCCTGGTCGCGCCCGGGGCCGGCGGCGCGCTGGCTGACGGGGGAGGCGCTGGCCGAAGTATCGGTTCGTCTCCAGGAGGCGGCGATCCGGCCCGCCTCCGTCCAGCGCCCCGGGGAGGCCCGGGCCCGCGCCGCCCTCGCCCGGGGGGCCGCAGACCACCGGATCCTGGAACAGGCCGCGGAGATCCGCAGCCAGCGGCTGCACGCCCCGTTCCTCGACAACCAGGTCGTGCGGGCGGCCCGCGCCCTGCCCGAGTCGCTGCGCGTCCAGCCCGGCGCACGGGCCGCGATCCTGCGCCGGGTGCTCGGCGGGGCGGGCATCCACGATCTGCCGCCCGGCTGGGGCACGCCGTCCCAGGCGACCTCCACCGCCGTCACCCGCACCGGTCTGCGCATCGCGCTGCCGGAGCTGATGGCCCTCTTCGACGCTCCGCTGCTGGCCGACGCGGGCCTGGTCGAGGCCAGGGTGGTCCGCAAGGCCCTGCGCGCCGCCTCCGAGGGCGAGCCGCTGCCCCTGGACGGCCTGGCGGACCTGGCCTCCACCGAACTGTGGCTGCGCCGTCTGGTGACCCGCCGCGGCACCTGCTGGACGGGGACCGCCGCTCCGCGCCAGCGCGCGGTCGCCGGCGGTGTGACCCCGGCCCGGCGCACCCTCCAACCCTGA